A genomic window from Aerosakkonema funiforme FACHB-1375 includes:
- a CDS encoding LapA family protein — MTRAINFVIIFLVCLALVLFSLQNTDPVVIKLFKGIDIQAPLCIEIIVTMGLGAVLAWIFSIWSRLLRVLESRKQMRQIREKDSQIQKLEKDLEQIKAETAESKSELPVGSESVSKAA; from the coding sequence ATGACACGAGCCATTAATTTTGTCATTATTTTCCTGGTTTGCTTAGCTCTGGTTTTATTCAGCTTACAAAATACCGATCCTGTTGTTATTAAACTTTTCAAAGGGATTGACATACAAGCACCTTTGTGCATAGAAATTATAGTCACAATGGGGCTAGGAGCGGTGCTGGCGTGGATCTTTAGTATTTGGTCTCGACTGCTGCGAGTGCTGGAATCTCGCAAACAAATGCGCCAAATCCGCGAGAAAGATAGCCAAATTCAAAAGTTGGAAAAAGATCTCGAACAAATCAAAGCAGAAACTGCCGAAAGTAAATCCGAACTGCCAGTGGGATCAGAATCGGTGAGCAAAGCGGCATGA
- a CDS encoding segregation/condensation protein A has protein sequence MTVPQAQEAIAYSLPTVNYANPTGPQVSAIALLIDLAERGEIDPWDVQVIDAIDRCLNEIAALSNAQDGFGIADLSQSGQAFVDASLLVLLKANTLERLQFADEDNPDSEIEEDWSDIDDSDGTGLPRNLERQLRRRPAAQPPSYRRVTLQELIEQLQLVAAAIAEKPPRPRSGSTRSYSQARTQAVRAALELVREENSVEIAAELERFLAIYCSGLLAEQDWLDLEHLLMLWAQRRNDRNSFPSVPASDADSAEAQLPPPYPIPSSDLSSQEQLHDRVGIFWALLLLSAQSKVELVQEEFYQDLRIRTLRSGA, from the coding sequence ATGACCGTTCCGCAAGCACAAGAAGCGATCGCCTATTCACTCCCGACCGTGAATTACGCGAACCCAACAGGGCCGCAGGTTAGCGCGATCGCGCTGCTCATAGATCTAGCCGAGCGGGGAGAAATTGACCCGTGGGATGTGCAGGTGATCGACGCGATCGATCGCTGTTTGAACGAGATCGCTGCTTTAAGTAACGCCCAGGATGGTTTTGGCATCGCCGACCTGTCTCAATCCGGGCAAGCTTTTGTGGATGCGTCGCTACTGGTATTGCTCAAAGCTAACACCCTGGAGCGGTTGCAATTCGCTGATGAAGACAACCCCGATTCGGAAATAGAGGAAGATTGGTCGGATATCGATGACTCTGATGGGACTGGATTGCCGAGAAACTTGGAGCGTCAGTTACGCAGACGCCCAGCGGCCCAGCCGCCCAGCTATCGGCGAGTAACGCTGCAAGAGTTAATCGAGCAGTTGCAGTTAGTCGCAGCTGCAATTGCAGAAAAACCGCCGCGCCCCCGTTCTGGATCGACTCGCTCTTATTCTCAGGCTCGCACCCAGGCAGTACGGGCGGCGCTAGAACTTGTCCGCGAGGAAAACTCTGTAGAAATTGCCGCCGAACTGGAGCGGTTTTTGGCAATTTATTGCTCCGGTTTGCTTGCGGAGCAAGATTGGTTGGATCTGGAGCATTTGCTGATGCTGTGGGCGCAAAGAAGAAACGATCGAAATTCTTTCCCTTCTGTCCCAGCCTCCGATGCTGATTCCGCAGAGGCACAGTTACCTCCCCCCTATCCAATTCCCAGTTCCGATCTTTCATCTCAAGAGCAATTGCACGATCGAGTGGGCATTTTCTGGGCATTACTATTGCTGTCGGCTCAATCGAAAGTAGAGTTAGTTCAAGAGGAGTTCTACCAAGACTTGAGAATCCGCACTCTTCGATCGGGGGCTTAG
- a CDS encoding sugar phosphate nucleotidyltransferase produces the protein MKAMILAAGKGTRIRPITFTIPKPLIPILQKPVMEFLVELLRQHGFDRIMVNVSHLADEIENYFRDGQRFGVQIAYSFEGRIVEGKLVGEAIGSAGGMKRIQDFYPFFDDTFVVLCGDALIDLDLTAAVKWHREKGAIATVITKSVPKEEVSSYGVVVTDEDGRIKAFQEKPKVEEALSTNINTGIYIFEPEVLDYIPSGVEYDIGSQLFPKLVEINAPFYAVQMDFQWVDIGKVPDYWHAIRSVLLGEVKNVAIPGQEVAPGIYTGVNVAVNWDKVDITGPVYIGGMTRIEDGAKIIGPTMIGPNCWVCKGATVDNSIIFEYSRLGPGIRLVDKLVFGRYCVDKTGATIDVQAAALDWLITDARQEVPNQTPIERQAIAELLGQDSP, from the coding sequence ATGAAAGCCATGATTTTGGCGGCTGGGAAGGGTACCCGCATTCGTCCGATTACGTTCACCATTCCCAAACCGCTGATTCCTATCCTGCAAAAGCCAGTGATGGAGTTTTTAGTTGAATTGCTCCGCCAGCACGGTTTCGATCGAATCATGGTCAATGTCAGCCACTTGGCGGATGAGATCGAAAACTATTTTCGCGACGGTCAGCGGTTTGGCGTTCAAATAGCCTATTCTTTTGAAGGTCGAATTGTTGAGGGTAAGCTGGTGGGTGAGGCGATCGGTTCTGCCGGTGGTATGAAGCGCATCCAGGATTTTTACCCTTTCTTTGACGATACTTTTGTGGTGCTGTGCGGAGATGCCTTGATTGACCTGGATTTAACGGCGGCGGTGAAGTGGCACAGAGAAAAAGGTGCGATCGCTACCGTGATCACGAAGTCCGTCCCCAAAGAAGAAGTTTCTAGCTACGGCGTTGTCGTCACCGATGAAGATGGTCGAATTAAAGCCTTCCAAGAAAAGCCAAAGGTGGAAGAAGCTCTCAGCACCAACATCAACACTGGTATTTACATTTTTGAGCCGGAAGTTTTGGATTACATCCCCTCTGGCGTTGAGTACGACATCGGCAGTCAGTTATTCCCCAAGTTGGTGGAAATAAATGCGCCTTTTTATGCTGTGCAAATGGATTTCCAATGGGTGGATATCGGTAAAGTCCCCGACTACTGGCACGCCATTCGCAGCGTGTTGCTGGGAGAAGTCAAAAATGTGGCCATACCGGGACAAGAAGTTGCTCCCGGCATTTACACGGGGGTAAATGTCGCTGTTAACTGGGACAAGGTTGATATTACCGGGCCAGTTTACATTGGTGGGATGACGCGCATTGAAGATGGAGCCAAAATTATCGGTCCAACGATGATCGGCCCTAATTGCTGGGTCTGCAAGGGAGCTACTGTTGACAACAGCATCATTTTTGAATACTCTCGCTTGGGGCCGGGAATTCGCTTAGTAGATAAGCTGGTGTTTGGGCGCTACTGTGTGGATAAAACTGGTGCGACGATCGACGTTCAAGCAGCCGCTCTGGATTGGCTGATTACCGATGCGCGTCAGGAAGTGCCGAATCAAACGCCGATCGAACGGCAGGCGATCGCAGAACTCCTGGGCCAGGATAGCCCTTAA
- a CDS encoding Uma2 family endonuclease, whose protein sequence is MTSTTNHPKIITALPDHTQLPESDGTFVKNFQEHPQSILLTDSITPVFEQRHPDGNYCIGQDCGIYWRLTDPPERGAESPDWFYVPNVPATLNGIVRRSYVLWQELIPPLIVLEFVSGDGSEERDKTPITRSAQEDVKPGKFWIYENVIRPAFYGIYEVNRARVEVYHLMEGEYQLMVANDRGHYQIAPLGVELGIWQGRYQNLELPWLRWWDSEGNLLLTGEERAERAEQKLEQLRSQLRAAGIEPEV, encoded by the coding sequence GTGACTTCCACAACAAATCACCCAAAAATTATCACAGCTTTACCCGACCACACTCAGTTACCGGAATCAGACGGAACCTTTGTGAAAAATTTTCAAGAACATCCTCAAAGCATTCTATTAACAGATTCTATTACCCCGGTCTTCGAGCAAAGGCATCCCGACGGGAATTATTGTATCGGTCAAGATTGCGGAATTTATTGGCGTTTAACTGACCCGCCCGAACGAGGAGCGGAATCTCCAGATTGGTTTTATGTTCCGAATGTGCCAGCAACTCTCAACGGTATTGTCCGTCGTTCTTATGTGTTGTGGCAAGAACTAATCCCGCCATTAATTGTATTAGAATTTGTGTCGGGAGATGGGTCAGAAGAACGAGACAAAACGCCTATTACTCGCTCTGCTCAAGAGGATGTTAAACCCGGTAAATTTTGGATTTACGAAAATGTGATTCGTCCGGCATTTTATGGAATTTATGAAGTCAACCGCGCTCGTGTAGAAGTTTATCATTTAATGGAGGGTGAGTATCAGCTAATGGTAGCAAACGATCGCGGTCACTATCAAATTGCACCTTTAGGGGTGGAGTTGGGAATTTGGCAAGGACGATATCAAAATCTTGAATTACCCTGGCTTCGTTGGTGGGACAGTGAAGGCAATTTGTTGCTAACGGGAGAGGAAAGAGCGGAACGAGCAGAACAAAAGCTAGAGCAATTGCGATCGCAGTTGCGAGCTGCTGGAATTGAACCAGAAGTGTGA
- the hpnA gene encoding hopanoid-associated sugar epimerase — MTKKAFVTGGTGFIGANLIHLLVQQGYTVKALVRPSSPLNNLRDLDIEIVKGDLKKPNLWQHMVGCQVLFHVAAHYSLWQADCNALYCNNVLGTQNVLAAARQAGIDRTVYTSSVAAIGVKEGGIADETYQSPLDKLVGHYKKSKYLAEQVAIEAAKRNQDVVIVNPSSPIGPFDIKPTPTGDIILRFLRRQMPFYLNTGLNFVDVRDVAWGHLLALEKGKTGDRYILGNQNLTLKEILDKLSEITGIPAPQKTVPAWLPLSVAWIDENLLAPLGKAPSVPLDGVRMAQQTMYYDPSKAVRELGLPQTPIETALKDAVDWFKKNFELRDINE; from the coding sequence ATGACCAAAAAAGCTTTCGTAACAGGCGGAACAGGATTCATCGGTGCTAATCTAATACACTTGCTAGTCCAACAAGGATACACAGTTAAAGCCTTAGTCCGTCCCTCAAGTCCCCTGAATAACCTGCGCGATTTAGACATAGAAATAGTCAAAGGAGACTTAAAAAAACCTAATTTGTGGCAGCATATGGTTGGCTGTCAGGTATTATTTCACGTAGCTGCCCATTATTCCCTTTGGCAAGCCGATTGTAACGCCCTTTACTGCAATAATGTTTTGGGGACTCAAAATGTTTTAGCAGCAGCGCGTCAGGCGGGGATCGATCGCACAGTTTACACCAGTTCCGTAGCAGCTATTGGCGTAAAAGAAGGCGGTATCGCCGACGAAACTTATCAAAGTCCGCTCGACAAACTCGTCGGTCACTACAAAAAATCTAAATATCTCGCCGAACAGGTAGCAATAGAAGCTGCCAAACGCAATCAAGATGTGGTAATTGTCAATCCTTCCAGTCCGATCGGCCCTTTCGATATCAAGCCTACTCCCACTGGCGATATTATACTGCGTTTCTTGCGTCGGCAAATGCCATTTTATCTGAATACCGGGTTAAATTTTGTTGATGTACGGGATGTGGCGTGGGGACATTTGCTAGCTTTGGAAAAGGGGAAAACAGGCGATCGCTACATTCTGGGAAACCAAAACCTTACGCTGAAAGAAATATTAGATAAACTATCCGAAATTACAGGTATTCCAGCACCCCAAAAAACTGTACCCGCTTGGTTGCCTTTAAGTGTAGCTTGGATTGACGAAAATCTTCTCGCGCCTTTAGGCAAAGCGCCTTCCGTTCCTTTGGATGGCGTTCGCATGGCACAACAAACTATGTATTACGACCCATCCAAAGCTGTGAGAGAATTGGGTTTACCTCAAACTCCGATCGAGACAGCTTTAAAAGATGCAGTTGATTGGTTTAAGAAGAATTTTGAATTGCGAGATATTAACGAATAG